In Rattus norvegicus strain BN/NHsdMcwi chromosome 1, GRCr8, whole genome shotgun sequence, a genomic segment contains:
- the Cox6b1 gene encoding cytochrome c oxidase subunit 6B1 isoform X1, with protein MAEDIKTKIKNYKTAPFDSRFPNQNQTKNCWQNYLDFHRCEKAMTAKGGDVSVCEWYRRVYKSLCPVSWVSAWDDRIAEGTFPGKI; from the exons ATGGCCGAAGACATCAAGACTAAAATCAAGAACTACAAAACCGCCCCCTTTGACAGCCGCTTCCCAAACCAGAACCAGACTAAGAACTGCTGGCAGAACTACCTGG ACTTCCACCGCTGTGAGAAGGCAATGACGGCAAAGGGCGGTGACGTCTCCGTGTGCGAGTGGTACCGGCGAGTGTACAAGTCCCTCTGCCCCGTCTCATGG GTCTCAGCCTGGGATGACCGCATAGCAGAAGGCACATTTCCTGGGAAGATCTGA
- the Cox6b1 gene encoding cytochrome c oxidase subunit 6B1 isoform X2, with the protein MAEDIKTKIKNYKTAPFDSRFPNQNQTKNCWQNYLDFHRCEKAMTAKGGDVSVCEWYRRVYKSLCPVSWVCASRSQPGMTA; encoded by the exons ATGGCCGAAGACATCAAGACTAAAATCAAGAACTACAAAACCGCCCCCTTTGACAGCCGCTTCCCAAACCAGAACCAGACTAAGAACTGCTGGCAGAACTACCTGG ACTTCCACCGCTGTGAGAAGGCAATGACGGCAAAGGGCGGTGACGTCTCCGTGTGCGAGTGGTACCGGCGAGTGTACAAGTCCCTCTGCCCCGTCTCATGGGTATGTGCCTCCCG GTCTCAGCCTGGGATGACCGCATAG